In Vibrio hippocampi, a single genomic region encodes these proteins:
- the tesB gene encoding acyl-CoA thioesterase II, which translates to MSKALSDLLNLLQLEQLEQGLFRGQSEDLGLPQVYGGQVIGQALSAARYTVQEDRTVHSFHSYFLYPGNPQKPIIYDVENLRDGRSFSTRRVKAIQNGRPIFYLTASYHGEAPGFEHHSVMPDIPGPENYLPESELAARIADQLPPKLREIFCKEEAIEVRPVTLVNPLKPHKEEPKQHLWIRANGEVPDNALIHQYLLGYASDWRFLPTALQPHSVSLMTPKFQVATIDHSMWFHRPVKIDEWLLYAIESTNAGNSRGLVRGEIFNRQGQLVASTIQEGVMRSTE; encoded by the coding sequence ATGAGTAAAGCGTTAAGCGATCTATTGAATCTGCTGCAACTTGAGCAGCTTGAACAAGGACTGTTTCGAGGACAAAGCGAAGATCTCGGTCTGCCTCAAGTCTATGGCGGTCAAGTTATTGGACAAGCTCTGTCCGCGGCCCGATACACGGTGCAAGAAGACCGCACGGTTCACTCCTTCCATAGCTACTTTCTCTATCCGGGCAATCCGCAAAAGCCGATTATTTATGATGTTGAAAACTTAAGAGATGGAAGAAGCTTTAGTACCCGCCGTGTCAAAGCGATTCAAAACGGGCGTCCTATTTTCTATCTAACGGCTAGCTACCATGGGGAAGCGCCGGGGTTTGAGCATCATAGTGTGATGCCCGATATCCCTGGACCAGAAAACTATCTGCCAGAATCAGAGTTGGCTGCACGTATCGCCGATCAATTGCCGCCAAAACTAAGAGAGATCTTCTGTAAAGAAGAAGCCATCGAAGTGCGTCCGGTGACACTTGTTAATCCACTCAAGCCTCACAAAGAGGAACCCAAGCAACACTTGTGGATACGAGCTAATGGTGAAGTTCCTGATAATGCCCTCATTCACCAATACTTATTGGGTTATGCCTCTGACTGGCGTTTTTTACCGACGGCACTGCAACCACATTCGGTCTCGTTGATGACGCCTAAGTTCCAAGTCGCCACCATCGACCACTCGATGTGGTTCCACCGTCCGGTGAAAATCGATGAATGGTTGCTGTATGCTATCGAAAGCACCAATGCCGGTAACTCTCGCGGCTTGGTTCGTGGTGAGATATTTAACCGCCAAGGACAACTGGTCGCCTCGACCATTCAAGAAGGTGTGATGCGCTCGACGGAATAA
- a CDS encoding PLP-dependent cysteine synthase family protein, which yields MCRDRQWTNNAIRKIEADFQRSADTHLIKLELAALPNIDLYLKDESTHPTGSLKHRLARSLFLYALSNGWIGPETTVIESSSGSTAVSEAYFARLLGLPFIAVMPKCTARKKIEQIEFYGGQAHLVERSDQIYDESKRLAQELNGHYMDQFTYAERATDWRGNNNIANSIYNQMKLEAHPIPTWLVMSPGTGGTSATLGRFVRYQQHDTQLCVVDPENSVFHQYYLTGNVAVKGDCGSKIEGIGRPRAEPSFIPSVIDKMMTIPDAASIATIHWLEKILGRKVGASTGTNLYGALLLACEMQQKGERGSVVTLLCDGGERYLDTYYNDDWIKDNIGDIQSWLHRLEAFESHGLLEL from the coding sequence ATGTGTCGTGATCGCCAGTGGACCAACAACGCTATACGCAAAATCGAGGCAGATTTTCAACGTTCTGCCGATACCCATCTGATCAAGCTTGAATTGGCGGCACTGCCTAACATCGACCTTTATTTAAAAGACGAAAGTACTCATCCCACAGGCTCACTCAAACATCGATTAGCGCGTTCGCTTTTTCTGTATGCCTTGAGTAATGGTTGGATTGGACCTGAGACAACGGTGATTGAATCTTCATCGGGCAGTACCGCGGTTTCTGAGGCTTATTTTGCCCGCTTGCTTGGATTGCCTTTTATCGCAGTTATGCCGAAATGTACCGCTCGGAAAAAGATCGAACAGATTGAATTTTATGGCGGTCAGGCTCACCTTGTTGAGCGCTCAGACCAGATCTATGACGAGTCAAAACGCCTTGCTCAAGAACTCAATGGTCACTATATGGACCAGTTCACCTACGCAGAACGTGCCACCGATTGGCGTGGCAATAACAACATCGCTAACTCTATCTACAATCAGATGAAGCTTGAAGCGCATCCTATCCCAACTTGGTTGGTTATGAGCCCCGGAACGGGGGGAACATCGGCGACCTTAGGACGCTTTGTTCGTTATCAGCAGCACGATACGCAGCTCTGTGTCGTCGACCCAGAAAACTCGGTGTTCCACCAATATTACCTCACTGGCAATGTTGCGGTGAAAGGGGATTGCGGCAGTAAAATTGAAGGGATTGGACGACCTAGAGCAGAGCCTAGCTTTATTCCGAGCGTTATCGATAAAATGATGACCATTCCCGATGCGGCGAGTATCGCAACGATTCATTGGCTGGAAAAAATCTTAGGTCGTAAAGTCGGCGCTTCTACCGGCACTAATCTCTATGGTGCCCTGCTGCTTGCCTGCGAAATGCAACAAAAAGGCGAGCGAGGCTCTGTGGTGACTCTGTTATGTGACGGTGGTGAACGCTATCTCGATACCTATTACAACGACGATTGGATTAAAGACAACATCGGTGATATTCAATCATGGCTGCATCGACTTGAAGCCTTTGAGAGTCATGGGTTACTGGAACTGTAA
- a CDS encoding DUF1244 domain-containing protein: MAQFKYQQLTQEQQDKLDAAAFRRLLAHLDSNKEVQNIDLMILAGFCRNCFSKWYAAEADSMGVDLDLDDARERVYGMTYDEWKANHQPKATPEQLAAFEARQEKKS, encoded by the coding sequence GTGGCGCAATTCAAATACCAGCAACTCACTCAAGAACAACAAGACAAACTCGATGCGGCAGCTTTTCGCAGACTACTTGCACATTTAGATTCGAATAAAGAGGTGCAGAATATCGACCTCATGATTTTGGCGGGCTTCTGCCGTAATTGCTTTAGCAAATGGTATGCCGCTGAAGCAGACTCAATGGGTGTCGACCTTGATTTGGACGATGCGCGAGAACGCGTATATGGGATGACTTACGATGAATGGAAAGCCAACCATCAACCAAAAGCGACACCAGAACAACTTGCCGCCTTTGAAGCTCGTCAGGAGAAAAAAAGTTAA
- the vexH gene encoding vibriobactin export RND transporter permease subunit VexH: MLLSDISVKRPVAAVVLALLLCVFGLVSFSKLAVREMPDIENPVVSISTRYEGASATIIESQITSVIEDQLSGISGIDEIESTTRNSMSRITVTFDLGYDLNTGVSDIRDAVARAQRSLPDEADDPLVYKNNGSGEASLYINLSSSVMDRTQLTDYVNRVLIDRFSLLNGVSSVDVSGGLYQVMYVKLKPAYMAGRGVTTSDITSALRSENIESPGGEVRNDSTVMSVRTARAYKQPIDFEYLVVKRASDNTPIYLKDVADVFVGAENENSTFKSDGVVNVSMGIVPQSDANPLEVADLVHREVERMQQFLPDGSRLAIDYDSTVFIDRSISEVYNTLFITGGLVILVLYIFIGQARATLIPAVTVPVSLISSFIAAYFFGFSINLITLMALILSIGLVVDDAIVVVENIFHHIERGESPLLAAYKGTREVGFAVVATTLVLVMVFLPISFMDGMIGLLFTEFSVLLAMSVIFSSLIALTLTPVLGSTILKANVKPNRFTAAIDKGFRKLERGYKRALAGALKLRWIAPLVILACIGGSFQLMKMVPAQLTPQEDRGVIFTFVRAADATSYNRMAANMEIVEQRLMPLLGQGFLKSFSIQSPAFGGNAGDQTGFVIMILEDWNERDVTAQQALNEVRKALSGIADVRVRPFMPGFRGGSSEPVQFVIGGSDYGELQKWAEKLELAAENSPYMDGASTDYSEKTPELLVTIDRERAAELGISVEDISDTLEIMLGGKSETTYVERGEEYDVYIRGDENSFNNAADLSQIYMRTQSGELVTLDAVTKIEEVASAHRLSHYQKQKSITIKANLLEGYTLGEALDFLDQQAIEILPGDISVSYAGESKDFKENQSSILIVFGLALLVAYLVLAAQFESFINPLVVMFTVPMGVLGGFVGLIVMQQGLNIYSQIGMIMLIGMVTKNGILIVEFANQLRDKGLEFEQAIIDAAARRLRPILMTAFTTLAGAIPLIMSTGAGYESRVAVGTVIFFGMAFATVVTLFVIPAMYRLISVKTKAPGHVEAKLELELSKDVKVRSSHGEIEPNS; the protein is encoded by the coding sequence ATGTTGCTATCAGATATTTCGGTTAAACGCCCTGTCGCTGCCGTCGTATTGGCTTTGTTGTTGTGTGTCTTTGGTCTTGTTTCGTTCAGTAAACTTGCCGTTCGAGAGATGCCAGATATCGAAAACCCAGTCGTGTCGATTTCAACCCGTTACGAAGGTGCCTCGGCGACCATTATAGAAAGCCAGATCACCTCGGTGATTGAAGATCAGCTGTCGGGTATTAGCGGCATTGATGAGATTGAATCGACCACACGAAACAGTATGTCCCGTATTACGGTGACCTTTGATCTGGGGTACGACCTAAACACCGGTGTCAGCGATATTCGTGACGCGGTAGCCAGAGCCCAGCGCTCGCTCCCTGACGAAGCCGACGATCCCCTTGTTTACAAGAATAACGGTAGCGGTGAAGCGTCACTGTATATCAACCTCAGCTCTTCCGTGATGGACCGTACTCAGCTTACTGACTATGTGAATCGTGTCTTGATAGACCGCTTTAGCTTGCTGAATGGTGTTAGCTCGGTTGATGTCTCTGGTGGTCTTTATCAGGTGATGTACGTCAAGCTTAAACCCGCGTACATGGCAGGGCGGGGTGTCACAACCTCAGATATTACCAGTGCGCTTCGTTCGGAGAATATTGAAAGCCCGGGTGGTGAGGTTCGTAATGACTCAACGGTGATGTCAGTACGAACTGCCAGAGCGTATAAGCAACCGATTGATTTTGAATATCTCGTGGTTAAGCGCGCGAGCGACAATACGCCAATTTATCTCAAAGATGTCGCCGATGTGTTTGTCGGGGCAGAGAACGAAAACTCGACCTTTAAGAGTGATGGCGTGGTTAACGTCAGCATGGGCATTGTTCCGCAATCCGACGCCAACCCGCTTGAAGTCGCCGACTTAGTGCATCGTGAAGTCGAGCGTATGCAGCAGTTTTTGCCTGACGGCAGTCGACTGGCGATTGACTATGATTCGACGGTGTTTATTGATCGTTCGATCTCTGAAGTTTATAACACACTGTTTATCACTGGCGGACTGGTGATCTTGGTGCTGTACATCTTTATCGGACAGGCGAGAGCGACACTGATCCCGGCGGTCACGGTGCCAGTATCGTTGATTTCTTCTTTTATCGCCGCGTACTTTTTTGGCTTCTCAATCAACCTGATCACCTTAATGGCACTGATTCTTTCCATCGGTCTGGTGGTGGATGACGCGATTGTGGTGGTAGAGAACATCTTCCACCATATCGAAAGAGGCGAGTCACCCTTGCTTGCTGCTTATAAAGGCACACGAGAAGTGGGCTTTGCCGTGGTTGCCACCACGCTGGTCTTGGTCATGGTATTCCTACCGATCTCCTTTATGGATGGCATGATTGGGCTGCTGTTTACCGAGTTTTCGGTGCTGCTGGCGATGTCGGTGATATTCTCTTCTTTAATCGCTTTGACCCTAACGCCCGTGCTGGGCAGCACGATCTTAAAAGCCAACGTAAAACCTAACCGTTTTACCGCGGCGATTGATAAAGGGTTTCGCAAGCTAGAACGCGGGTACAAGCGTGCATTAGCCGGGGCGCTAAAACTGCGTTGGATTGCGCCTTTGGTGATTCTGGCTTGTATTGGCGGCAGTTTCCAATTAATGAAGATGGTGCCGGCGCAATTAACGCCACAAGAAGACCGTGGGGTGATCTTTACCTTTGTTCGTGCAGCGGATGCGACCAGTTATAACCGTATGGCAGCGAACATGGAAATTGTTGAGCAGCGTCTGATGCCGCTTCTTGGACAAGGTTTCTTGAAATCGTTTAGCATCCAATCGCCCGCTTTCGGCGGTAATGCGGGTGACCAAACCGGTTTCGTTATCATGATTCTTGAAGACTGGAATGAACGAGATGTCACGGCTCAGCAAGCGCTTAATGAGGTAAGAAAAGCCTTGTCGGGTATTGCTGATGTCCGAGTGCGTCCATTTATGCCGGGCTTTAGAGGCGGGTCGAGTGAACCGGTGCAGTTTGTTATCGGTGGTTCTGATTACGGTGAGCTGCAAAAGTGGGCAGAAAAGCTCGAACTGGCGGCGGAGAACTCGCCGTATATGGATGGCGCAAGCACAGACTACTCGGAAAAAACACCTGAGCTGTTAGTCACTATTGACCGTGAGCGTGCCGCAGAGTTGGGGATCAGCGTCGAAGATATCTCCGACACCTTAGAGATTATGCTCGGAGGTAAAAGCGAAACCACCTATGTTGAGCGTGGTGAAGAGTACGACGTGTATATTCGTGGCGATGAAAACAGCTTTAACAACGCCGCAGACCTGAGCCAGATCTATATGCGTACCCAGTCGGGCGAACTCGTGACATTGGATGCGGTGACCAAGATAGAAGAAGTCGCGTCGGCTCATCGTTTGTCTCACTATCAAAAGCAGAAATCGATCACCATTAAGGCTAACTTGCTCGAAGGCTACACCCTTGGTGAAGCCCTTGATTTCCTCGATCAGCAAGCGATTGAGATATTGCCGGGCGATATTTCGGTCAGCTATGCAGGTGAGTCAAAAGATTTCAAAGAGAACCAGTCAAGTATCTTGATTGTATTCGGTCTGGCGCTGTTGGTGGCGTACCTTGTGTTAGCCGCGCAATTTGAGAGCTTTATCAACCCGCTAGTGGTGATGTTTACGGTTCCGATGGGCGTGTTAGGCGGCTTTGTCGGTTTGATTGTGATGCAACAGGGACTGAACATCTATAGCCAAATAGGTATGATCATGTTGATTGGTATGGTGACCAAAAACGGTATCCTGATTGTTGAGTTTGCCAACCAACTGCGTGATAAAGGCTTAGAGTTTGAACAGGCGATTATTGATGCTGCGGCAAGACGTTTACGCCCCATTCTAATGACTGCGTTTACCACGTTAGCGGGCGCGATACCGCTTATCATGTCAACAGGGGCTGGCTATGAAAGCCGAGTTGCCGTTGGTACGGTTATCTTCTTTGGTATGGCGTTTGCGACGGTGGTGACGCTGTTTGTGATTCCAGCGATGTATCGCCTCATCTCCGTGAAGACGAAAGCTCCAGGTCATGTTGAAGCCAAGCTAGAGCTTGAATTGAGCAAAGATGTCAAAGTGCGCAGTAGTCATGGTGAGATAGAGCCGAACTCGTAG
- a CDS encoding methyl-accepting chemotaxis protein has product MAEASEVAYSTSVETAQIAQEGSRLLGESVEVSLNVSQKAESTSQKVHLLNDSSKNIHNIVSTIQGIADQTNLLALNAAIEAARAGEYGRGFAVVADEVRQLASRTSNSTDEIVKVVEENQQLINDVTNMMTEMSSISEQGNAKITEVSTVMDEIHKGAENVSNTVMNLSNSHS; this is encoded by the coding sequence ATGGCTGAAGCGTCCGAAGTTGCCTACTCTACATCAGTAGAAACGGCACAGATCGCTCAGGAAGGCTCAAGGCTACTCGGGGAATCGGTTGAAGTTTCTTTAAACGTATCCCAAAAAGCAGAAAGTACCTCTCAAAAAGTCCACTTGCTCAACGACAGTTCGAAAAATATTCACAATATTGTGTCGACAATCCAGGGAATTGCTGATCAAACGAATTTGTTAGCGCTGAACGCTGCGATAGAAGCGGCAAGAGCGGGTGAATATGGGAGAGGCTTCGCGGTTGTCGCTGACGAAGTTCGCCAACTCGCGTCACGCACTTCAAATTCTACCGACGAAATCGTCAAAGTTGTGGAAGAGAATCAGCAGCTTATTAATGATGTTACCAATATGATGACCGAAATGTCGTCAATCTCGGAACAAGGCAATGCCAAAATTACCGAAGTATCGACGGTTATGGATGAAATTCATAAAGGGGCTGAGAATGTGTCGAATACGGTGATGAACTTGTCGAATAGTCATTCTTAG
- a CDS encoding YbaY family lipoprotein, whose protein sequence is MKKRFIPATLLALAAVLSGCEASKESQVTTEQAQMKSVTGTVAYRERIALPPNAVVTIKLLDVSKQDVAADVVAEQTFTTDGAQVPFDFELSYDTTDIQPKHTYSVSARIEVDGKLRFISDTRYAVITDSNNTQHAALMLKGVR, encoded by the coding sequence GTGAAAAAACGTTTTATTCCGGCTACTTTACTTGCTTTGGCGGCTGTTTTAAGCGGCTGTGAGGCTTCAAAAGAATCACAAGTAACAACAGAACAGGCACAAATGAAATCAGTCACAGGTACGGTTGCGTATCGAGAACGCATAGCGCTCCCACCAAATGCTGTCGTGACGATTAAGTTGCTTGATGTTTCTAAACAAGACGTGGCAGCCGATGTGGTTGCTGAACAGACATTCACGACCGATGGCGCGCAAGTTCCGTTTGATTTTGAATTAAGCTATGACACGACAGACATTCAACCTAAGCACACATACAGCGTCAGTGCTCGTATCGAAGTGGATGGCAAACTAAGATTCATCAGTGATACACGATATGCGGTGATTACCGACAGCAACAATACCCAGCATGCGGCACTGATGTTAAAAGGGGTTCGTTAA
- a CDS encoding Lrp/AsnC family transcriptional regulator produces MELDKTDLTLLAMLQKDSTLSLNELAEAVNLTTTPCWKRLKKLEDEGIISQRVALLSPEKLGLCFTAFVLVKTSNHSHEWYQNFAQTVSVFPEVMEFYRMAGEYDYMMKVLVKDMTSYDNFYKKLVNSVDELSNVTSTFAMEPLKYTTALPI; encoded by the coding sequence ATGGAACTCGATAAAACAGATTTGACCTTGCTCGCGATGCTGCAAAAAGACAGCACCTTATCACTCAACGAGTTGGCAGAGGCGGTGAATCTCACCACCACACCTTGCTGGAAGCGTCTAAAAAAGCTCGAAGATGAGGGCATTATCAGTCAGCGTGTGGCGCTGTTATCACCAGAAAAACTGGGGCTTTGCTTTACCGCTTTTGTCTTGGTCAAAACCAGCAATCACTCTCATGAGTGGTATCAGAACTTTGCCCAAACTGTGTCGGTGTTTCCCGAGGTGATGGAATTTTATCGTATGGCGGGAGAGTACGACTATATGATGAAAGTGCTGGTGAAGGATATGACGAGCTATGACAATTTCTATAAGAAACTGGTGAATAGTGTCGATGAACTCTCCAATGTGACCTCAACCTTTGCGATGGAGCCTTTGAAGTACACGACTGCTCTGCCGATATAA
- a CDS encoding putative glycoside hydrolase: MEQFKFSKKTLIASLCTLTLAGCLDDPYEEPKQPVDSIMLYGSGDDGSFSMAVIDSSGTKAFVDSSGSVSQGNIHTQSMSESTSGDLDVTITNDENGRILLESNDEEAVFLDIDTSEATLQFDSQMKSKPIDGQEVYLTTQKEIGQDLGNVPLTSTFLASYNGATQTVKVPLSCFISAGMDFTQAVAPFALESSSSLDFTLGNIQIVANSIEEDDVLECQSTSDMVEADDLNDSYQVSTLFKVSDTGTEGWATGITNWMTTGTSTLHWASDYIRVEFTDAPAGENGGLVFATADGSTLDISNYIDTGILQFSLNVSSYASHPTKRLQVQMESSEFGNSLSYLLDESAASNRWTEIKIPLSELFTRDDGSVNINVLKNIDKGLSILPEWVESTDTLQGIDFSIRDIQIAMSDPTKEIDLYSPSDDQSFDVIIMDSDGVEATVDESGNMIQGNIQTQNPLGALRGTLNVNISDDKQGRILLRSSDSSHINLDVDPSSATLQFDTNAISKPALDQEIYITTQNEIGVDIGKVSITSSLLANYNQGTQTIKVPLSCFSDEGMDFANTITPLALESSTNLNFEFSNARVIGSSLDQNNVLECDDTSTPLPGDDPNDSYSASKVFFVSSGVQGWATGITNWMTGGGSTLHWGGDHIRIEYDNAPAGENGGLVLKTTDDSTRDLSNYIDSGVLQFMFNVDSYGSHPTQRFQIQMESKEFGNSQPYFLDVGLGWQQIQVPLRELFTNEDGSIDINALKNIETAVSILPEWVGADDTLQGMQFSIGSVQLVIL, translated from the coding sequence ATGGAACAGTTTAAATTTAGTAAGAAAACACTTATTGCATCTCTCTGCACTTTAACGCTAGCAGGATGCCTAGATGATCCCTACGAAGAGCCGAAACAACCTGTTGATTCGATTATGCTCTATGGTTCAGGTGATGATGGTTCATTTTCAATGGCCGTCATCGACAGCTCAGGAACAAAAGCGTTCGTAGACAGTAGTGGCTCAGTGAGCCAAGGTAATATTCACACTCAAAGTATGTCGGAAAGTACTAGTGGCGATCTCGATGTCACAATCACCAACGACGAAAATGGACGTATTCTACTAGAGAGTAACGACGAAGAGGCTGTCTTTTTAGATATAGATACATCAGAAGCTACCTTGCAGTTTGACAGCCAAATGAAGAGCAAACCTATTGATGGTCAAGAAGTCTACTTGACTACCCAAAAAGAGATAGGACAAGATCTTGGGAATGTTCCCTTAACCAGCACTTTTTTGGCTAGCTACAACGGAGCAACGCAAACAGTCAAGGTCCCACTGTCTTGCTTTATAAGCGCAGGAATGGATTTCACTCAAGCTGTAGCCCCATTTGCACTTGAATCTTCTAGCAGCCTCGACTTTACCCTTGGCAATATTCAAATCGTTGCCAATTCAATCGAAGAAGATGATGTACTCGAATGCCAATCAACCAGTGATATGGTCGAAGCTGATGACCTCAACGATAGCTACCAAGTATCGACCTTATTTAAGGTAAGCGACACTGGTACAGAGGGTTGGGCAACAGGCATTACAAACTGGATGACAACTGGCACATCGACTCTTCATTGGGCAAGCGATTACATTCGTGTTGAATTTACTGATGCGCCTGCAGGCGAAAATGGTGGACTGGTTTTCGCAACAGCAGACGGAAGCACTCTAGACATTTCAAACTACATCGACACAGGCATACTTCAATTTTCACTGAATGTATCAAGCTACGCGTCACACCCAACAAAGCGTCTCCAAGTACAAATGGAATCGAGTGAGTTCGGTAATTCTCTGTCCTATCTCTTAGATGAAAGTGCAGCGTCGAACCGCTGGACGGAGATAAAGATTCCCTTAAGCGAGCTTTTCACTCGCGATGATGGCAGTGTGAACATTAACGTACTTAAAAACATCGATAAGGGTCTGTCTATTCTCCCTGAATGGGTGGAATCTACAGACACACTACAAGGGATAGATTTTTCTATTCGCGATATTCAAATTGCAATGAGCGATCCGACGAAAGAGATAGACCTATATAGTCCTAGTGATGATCAAAGCTTTGATGTCATCATCATGGATAGTGATGGTGTGGAAGCGACCGTTGATGAAAGTGGAAATATGATACAGGGCAATATCCAAACTCAGAATCCACTAGGTGCGCTAAGAGGCACTCTTAACGTCAACATTTCAGACGATAAACAAGGTCGAATATTGCTGCGAAGTAGCGATTCAAGTCATATTAACTTGGATGTTGACCCATCAAGTGCAACGCTCCAGTTTGATACCAACGCAATTAGTAAACCGGCATTAGACCAAGAAATCTACATCACGACTCAAAATGAAATCGGTGTCGATATAGGGAAAGTTTCTATAACCAGTTCATTGCTTGCGAACTACAATCAGGGAACACAAACCATCAAGGTTCCTCTTTCGTGTTTCTCTGACGAAGGTATGGATTTTGCGAATACAATTACTCCCTTAGCATTGGAATCTTCAACCAATCTCAATTTTGAATTTAGCAACGCTCGCGTCATAGGGAGTTCGCTCGATCAAAACAACGTACTTGAGTGTGATGACACGAGCACGCCACTTCCTGGAGATGATCCAAATGATTCATACTCTGCATCTAAAGTATTCTTTGTTTCTAGTGGCGTACAAGGTTGGGCTACGGGTATTACCAACTGGATGACAGGAGGAGGTTCAACACTTCATTGGGGAGGAGATCACATTCGTATTGAATATGACAATGCACCAGCAGGTGAAAACGGGGGGTTAGTTTTAAAAACAACCGATGACAGTACCCGTGACCTGTCCAACTACATAGACTCCGGAGTATTGCAGTTTATGTTCAACGTCGACAGTTACGGCTCTCACCCAACTCAACGTTTTCAAATTCAAATGGAATCCAAAGAGTTTGGTAACTCGCAACCTTACTTTCTAGACGTTGGTTTGGGCTGGCAACAGATTCAAGTTCCTCTACGTGAGCTCTTCACGAATGAAGATGGAAGCATTGACATCAATGCCTTAAAGAACATTGAAACCGCGGTTTCAATTCTTCCTGAATGGGTTGGGGCTGACGATACATTGCAAGGCATGCAATTCTCAATAGGCAGTGTTCAACTAGTCATATTGTAA
- a CDS encoding MGMT family protein — protein sequence MDQFLMQIFAVIHQIPPGKVATYGQIARLAGYPGYARHVGKALGNLPEGSKLPWFRVINSKGEISLKGDDWHRQKEKLTAEGITLTPSGKIKLRHYQWQP from the coding sequence ATGGATCAGTTTTTAATGCAAATCTTTGCTGTAATTCACCAAATTCCACCTGGAAAGGTCGCCACCTATGGTCAAATCGCTCGATTAGCGGGGTATCCCGGTTATGCGCGCCATGTTGGTAAAGCATTGGGGAACTTACCTGAGGGCTCCAAATTACCTTGGTTTCGGGTGATCAATAGTAAAGGGGAAATATCACTGAAAGGCGACGACTGGCATCGACAGAAAGAGAAGTTAACGGCAGAGGGAATCACGTTGACGCCCTCTGGAAAGATAAAATTGCGCCACTATCAATGGCAACCATGA